From one Anopheles bellator chromosome 1, idAnoBellAS_SP24_06.2, whole genome shotgun sequence genomic stretch:
- the LOC131205828 gene encoding serine/arginine repetitive matrix protein 2-like — protein sequence MADGMEREGSCTPPLPAVELTSAELGKCRPSTGAAAMAEGTEHAGKESPITTSAKQSADEGTALEERKRRKSVSPVPKQSSEHSSSEKHNHNAVETSNHVKAGESDKRNSKELDNGKGHQRSRHHHPRRKSGTRSKERSPSERGSSKRRENRRDRSEERSRAKPNRRFGGQFQQRGPFPFRQKRFIDRRAAGGSLSEPKHTKASPVITWREWNFVEPQEQKSAVGKTDSTTVHPITPAIAALQDYDASDGSSSSEKSDTDSAKHSGRRSESVVIDVKGLKEEPNQWIKVDKVNSASSTCGEPLIFDCSIVKREPVTEEDTIDQTKPAEELMHLPLAPLKGVKPKFSCSFLDDLSSGNMVLLPKLSPDTKDRADITPLVDRNRRGESQSPDTDDYADNWETEGMSPRKSSPPLDEGATPPPPPVQRSSPPVLELPTDCDKDGTASPRDELLVKNNGAGSPAAIGDEKRAHLKPRSFHEEIIPLDDLLNVQHQLASYKSRLEMAEQLKAERLKVGMLKLSDGERDSMAAEEPEELSEKLADEYANFMQSLGQTVIGDEARDRKRRRSSDSSSSSSSSSSSSSSSSSDSSDSSSSSDSSSSTSSSSDTEASSDEEQELGANVKEVDPLNEIETMSPGKEDELDIALSRNRREPSLGKSALEESVEPPHQRPPSEVLTLPDHLLPKSPAPTVGGNVLSYTTPSKIYSIRDDFFATDSNATESPSNANKPLDLDRELPIKLKLPSKNRIMIPLTGRLLDEDTEAPAEDPSAVERRGEEKDSSLPREPPTGRDKRSPGRHESKRRSSSRSRRSSRDRHSLESPRRRSRDRDKRSSRKDRHSPLERKERSQRRFSRSPDRGRRTRSPRHRRRSVSRSRSRSRSRYRSASPPHSQRRPPSPRGRGGSPSDREYRDPRTSRMPRRRYSVDREWSRSRSSRSPYGGDRRRPPSPKDAPPPGLGVGENQIDIITSTGASPNVHSPVTGYKKSLADSTISDAELESQKRKLGIDLASGHPYGIYSKHYGAAGGYYGASELLHDPSGASGDRPGPDGDGESSPKRISLDDRINSVLGINGTVAPDGKPGSKAHHHHHLHHHHHHPPSAPYSDYPPSHDIYQRGHPPPGHYPMGYGPGSEYGSVPYGYGGPRGPIPTVPPTSSSSPAISTPGYFGRGPPPSWAPPRSHPYQGYPMAFIGPPPRTPMLPGELYRSPLVVGVPPATPDASKSQVKQVGNVLEIVPSNTLPPLGGPSSEKGAMEQTSEADQSLAGGNETKATNGSGPCSALVTPKIHTAEELQQRHERRLELMKKIRAEREKKRQEKRQRKERLQLEIKRLLGPKMAGGTPSGGGGESSTIGGSASSDEEFETIKQADLLASLSRSYEKSILKTAKPNAVINSGPSGVKKSVLFADGVAPGDNSSTSGEDETKEKSPSRLVAAKLRKKVRRQRTLKLSGKKRLIDRLKLPDEEQEQEELDPELENLPPPPPPPGSPPPELQQPRCINPPPVRMIDFREGFHGVAVPLPVPPVASLGPPSNGPLAGGVPGSAIPLPVPPVQLPVPGPVPSPLTTGYRNVGLAPPTNHHLLPSHLGPQPRPVSPHASLHHVPPPHLYLHPPLPTSLPGPHLVNHSPLQPHHHLHHHHNHHNYPPPQSLPPTSVPPPVVIASPSASASSSSVLITINAGKKRISPPAATGGTGSVALGNGINAIEAIVSSAPPVAVAVNSAAGYDVVGAGAPPSI from the exons ATGGCGGATGGGATGGAACGCGAAGGTTCCTGCACCCCGCCACTTCCCGCGGTTGAGCTGACTTCGGCCGAGCTGGGAAAGTGCCGCCCGTCAACGGGGGCAGCAGCAATGGCCGAAGGGACGGAGCATGCCGGGAAAGAGTCACCCATTACGACGTCAGCGAAGCAGTCGGCGGACGAAGGGACTGCATTGGAAGAGCGAAAGCGCCGGAAGAGCGTCAGTCCCGTACCGAAGCAATCGTCTGAGCATTCGTCGAGCGAAA AGCACAACCATAACGCAGTGGAGACGTCGAATCATGTTAAAGCCGGTGAATCCGACAAGCGGAACTCCAAAGAGCTCGACAACGGTAAGGGGCATCAGCGGAGTCGGCACCATCATCCGCGGCGGAAATCGGGCACCCGTTCGAAGGAACGTTCGCCCTCCGAAcggggcagcagcaaacgcagAGAAAACCGTCGCGATCGGTCCGAGGAAAGGTCACGTGCTAAA CCCAACCGACGGTTCGGTGGACAGTTTCAGCAACGGggaccgtttccgtttcgccaaAAGCGGTTCATTGACCGCCGAGCGGCGGGAGGCAGCCTTTCGGAGCCCAAGCACACCAAGGCGAGCCCGGTGATAACCTGGCGGGAGTGGAATTTTGTTGAGCCACAGGAACAAAAGTCAGCGGTGGGTAAAACCGACTCGACGACGGTGCACCCGATCACACCGGCCATTGCCGCACTGCAGGATTACGATGCAAGCGATGGGAGCTCCTCGTCGGAGAAAAGTGATACCGATTCGGCGAAACACAGTGGCCGGCGTAGTGAAAGTGTGGTGATAGATGTGAAAGGCCTGAAAGAAGAGCCCAATCAGTGGATAAAGGTGGACAAAGTGAATTCGGCGTCATCGACATGTGGTGAGCCACTGATTTTCGATTGCAGCATCGTCAAACGCGAGCCGGTAACAGAGGAGGACACGATCGATCAAACTAAACCGGCCGAAGAACTCATGCACCTACCTCTCGCACCGTTAAAAGGCGTGAAGCCAAAATTCAGTTGCTCCTTTCTCGATGATCTTTCGAGCGGCAATATGGTGCTGCTACCGAAACTATCGCCCGATACGAAAGATCGGGCTGACATAACACCACTTGTTGATCGAAATCGGAGGGGCGAAAGCCAATCGCCCGATACGGATGATTACGCCGACAATTGGGAAACGGAGGGCATGAGTCCACGCAAAAGTTCTCCCCCGTTGGACGAAGGTgctacgccgccgccgccacccgtcCAGCGATCGTCACCGCCCGTGCTGGAGTTGCCAACCGACTGCGATAAAGACGGAACTGCATCCCCTCGGGACGAGTTGCTTGTTAAAAACAACGGAGCGGGTtcgccggcggccatcggtgACGAGAAACGGGCACACCTTAAACCACGCAGTTTTCACGAGGAAATTATTCCGCTTGACGATCTGCTGAATGTGCAGCACCAGCTGGCGTCGTACAAATCAAGGCTTGAGATGGCGGAACAGCTAAAAGCGGAACGGCTCAAAGTGGGAATGTTGAAACTGTCGGACGGTGAGCGTGACTCAATGGCCGCCGAGGAACCGGAAGAATTGTCGGAGAAGCTGGCCGACGAGTACGCTAACTTTATGCAGTCTCTCGGACAGACGGTGATCGGGGACGAAGCACGGGACAGAAAACGGCGGAGAAGTTCCGACAGTTCGAGTAGCTCTTCAAGCAGCTCGTCGTCCAGCAGTTCCTCTTCGTCCGACTCGTCGGATTCGTCGAGCTCTTCGGATTCTTCCAGCTCCACTAGCAGCTCATCCGACACCGAAGCGAGTTCCGACGAGGAACAGGAACTGGGAGCAAATGTGAAGGAAGTGGATCCGCTGAACGAGATAGAAACAATGTCCCCCGGCAAAGAAGATGAACTGGACATCGCATTGTCGCGCAATCGTCGAGAGCCGTCGCTGGGCAAGAGTGCGCTTGAAGAATCGGTTGAACCACCACATCAGCGACCCCCATCGGAGGTGCTCACGTTGCCAGATCATCTGCTACCGAAATCTCCGGCTCCAACCGTCGGTGGCAATGTGCTTTCATATACAACACCATCGAAGATCTACAGCATTCGTGACGATTTCTTTGCCACCGACAGCAACGCCACGGAATCGCCATCAAATGCGAACAAACCGCTCGATCTCGACAGGGAACTGCCGATCAAACTGAAGCTTCCCTCAAAGAATCGCATCATGATTCCGCTCACAGGTCGTCTGCTCGATGAGGACACCGAAGCGCCTGCAGAAGATCCCTCAGCAGTGGAACGGCGTGGGGAGGAGAAGGACTCCAGCTTGCCGCGAGAGCCACCGACGGGTCGTGACAAGCGGTCACCAGGTCGGCATGAAAGCAAGCGTCGCTCCTCCTCACGCTCGCGTCGATCATCACGTGATCGGCACTCACTCGAAAGTCCACGGCGCAGGTCACGCGATCGTGACAAGCGTTCCTCGCGTAAAGATCGCCATTCGCCGCTCGAGCGAAAGGAACGCAGTCAGCGCCGGTTCTCCCGCAGCCCCGATCGTGGTCGAAGAACACGCAGCCCACGTCATCGACGACGTTCCGTGTCACGTTCGCGATCACGTTCCCGCTCACGGTATCGCAGCGCCAGTCCCCCACACTCTCAGCGCCGTCCACCGAGCCCGCGGGGTCGTGGTGGCAGCCCAAGCGATCGCGAGTATCGCGATCCGCGCACTTCACGGATGCCCCGGCGACGGTACTCCGTCGATCGTGAGTGGTCACGCTCGCGatcctctcgctctccgtaCGGTGGCGATCGGCGGCGTCCTCCGTCACCGAAAGATGCTCCACCGCCCGGCTTGGGCGTGGGGGAGAATCAGATCGATATCATCACCAGCACGGGAGCGTCCCCGAATGTCCACTCGCCGGTCACGGGCTACAAGAAGAGTCTGGCCGATTCGACGATCAGCGACGCGGAGTTGGAGAGTCAAAAGCGAAAACTGGGAATCGATCTGGCCTCCGGACATCCTTATGGGATTTACTCGAAGCATTACGGAGCCGCTGGTGGATACTACGGGGCCAGCGAGTTGCTCCATGATCCGAGCGGCGCCAGTGGAGatcggcccggtccggacggtgacggtgaatCGTCTCCGAAGCGCATCTCGCTTGACGATCGTATCAACAGTGTGCTCGGTATTAACGGGACAGTGGCACCGGATGGAAAGCCGGGATCGaaagctcatcatcatcatcatctgcaccaccaccatcatcatccaccgTCGGCACCGTACAGTGATTACCCTCCGAGCCATGACATATACCAGCGCGGACACCCTCCACCGGGTCACTATCCGATGGGGTACGGGCCGGGCAGCGAATACGGTTCCGTCCCGTACGGTTACGGTGGTCCTCGCGGTCCGATACCGACCGTACCGCCAACCTCATCTTCATCACCGGCGATTAGCACACCCGGTTACTTTGGCCGGGGTCCTCCGCCATCGTGGGCTCCGCCCCGTAGTCATCCTTACCAGGGCTACCCGATGGCCTTCATTGGTCCGCCTCCGCGGACACCAATGCTGCCGGGTGAACTGTACCGTTCCCCCTTGGTAGTGGGTGTCCCGCCGGCCACTCCTGATGCCAGCAAGTCGCAGGTCAAGCAGGTGGGCAACGTGCTCGAAATTGTCCCTTCGAATACACTTCCACCTCTAGGAGGGCCCAGCTCGGAGAAGGGAGCCATGGAACAAACGTCGGAGGCCGATCAATCGCTCGCCGGGGGCAACGAAACGAAGGCGACGAACGGAAGCGGTCCCTGCTCGGCCCTGGTGACACCAAAAATCCACACCGCCGAGGAACTACAGCAGCGCCACGAGCGACGCCTCGAGTTGATGAAGAAAATCCGTGCCGAGCGGGAGAAGAAGCGCCAGGAGAAGCGTCAGCGCAAGGAACGGTTGCAGCTCGAAATTAAGCGGCTGCTGGGCCCTAAGATGGCCGGCGGCACCcccagtggcggcggcggcgaaagcaGCACGATCGGGGGTAGCGCATCGTCTGACGAGGAGTTTGAAACGATCAAACAGGCCGATCTGCTGGCATCGCTCAGCCGATCGTACGAAAAAAGTATTCTCAAAACCGCCAAACCCAACGCCGTCATCAACAG TGGCCCCTCTGGCGTGAAGAAATCCGTTCTCTTCGCCGACGGTGTCGCGCCGGGTGATAACTCGTCCACGTCCGGCGAGGATGAGACGAAGGAAAAGTCTCCCTCGCGGCTGGTGGCGGCCAAGCTGCGGAAGAAGGTGCGCCGCCAGCGGACGCTCAAGCTTTCCGGCAAAAAGCGGCTCATCGATCGCCTCAAGCTTCCG GACGAGGAACAGGAGCAAGAGGAGCTTGATCCGGAGTTGGAAAATcttcctccaccaccaccgccacccgggtCGCCACCACCAGAGCTTCAGCAACCGCGCTGCATCAATCCGCCGCCGGTGCGAATGATCGACTTCCGTGAAGGTTTCCACGGTGTAGCCGTTCCGCTACCCGTTCCGCCGGTAGCATCGTTGGGACCACCGTCAAATGGCCCACTCGCGGGCGGTGTTCCCGGGTCGGCCATCCCACTGCCAGTACCGCCCGTACAGctcccggttccggggcccgTTCCTTCACCGCTCACCACCGGTTACCGGAACGTCGGCCTTGCGCCTCCGACCAACCACCATCTGCTGCCTTCTCATCTCGGACCACAGCCGCGACCGGTCTCACCTCACGCTAGCCTTCACCACGTACCACCACCGCACCTGTACCTCCATCCTCCACTGCCCACATCGCTTCCGGGTCCACATCTGGTCAACCATAGCCCGCTGCAGCCGCACCatcacctccaccaccaccataacCACCACAACTATCCTCCGCCACAGTCCCTACCGCCAACCTCCGTACCTCCGCCGGTGGTCATTGCATCGCCGTCCGCATCggcttcatcgtcgtcggttctCATCACGATCAATGCCGGCAAGAAGCGTATATCACCACCAGCCGCAACCGGAGGCACCGGCAGTGTCGCCCTCGGGAATGGCATCAAcgcgatcgaagcgatcgttTCCAGCGCCCCACCGgtagccgtggccgtgaatAGTGCCGCTGGTTACGACGTCGTCGGTGCTGGTGCGCCACCGTCAATTTGA